A region of Heteronotia binoei isolate CCM8104 ecotype False Entrance Well chromosome 2, APGP_CSIRO_Hbin_v1, whole genome shotgun sequence DNA encodes the following proteins:
- the ZNF217 gene encoding zinc finger protein 217: MPTQPLLAYMDGPDGIACTVGSRMENNDATMPIKGTNTISYKNMQEKFLMQGEGCMPLDCMFCDQTFKHPEDLGKHVLTQHRPTLCEPAVLRVEAEYLSHLDRGQGKTDSPSSDVNPKDDQGFSCDVCGQTFEEVFDVEAHMRKHKDSFTYWCSVCGRRFKEPWFLKNHMRTHTGKPGSRSKTAQGSESPVTINEVVQDQVSESITSPYKICMVCGFLFQNKETLIEHSKVHTKDSSASSDGSQADGGGKGSRSPREEFLQFLNLKPRSPSSNSKFEKPVKCIAELDPFSTYQAWQLATKGKIATGHGQIKEPEQEGSTDNEESSSDKEELGEIWRASKANQVESTGKTRGSRSGSYARLGNVPQDKFKYPGGEVPSIDMDPKLSQNKDKPTHCAQCGKAFRTYHQLVLHSRVHKRDRRNDPEAGSGEAKQPRSCLADVVPLDENGVPERVEGGSEDGSEDGLTEALDKNGDSMERAKVKNLGASRECSYCGKYFRSNYYLNIHLRTHTGEKPYKCEFCEYAAAQKTSLRYHLERHHKDKNMEAVADVKNDPKDLLPTQEMGFLPIPSGAPETKNLKRLLEDAKDGKGSPPAKQQKETLFSFQSTSNSVTQDTNIGADCSGLKEAVPVPCLEKLKSGERMMEPQASNYMTDRPETRSSALQDSVLCHGTQKVRTNMDLRRDASEDSKCKLIAQEKPLNLSTGSSQDASVISLCRGSLATSTCPFCTYRTLYPEVLIMHQRLTHKYNPETSNKNGVRNRAALKARRTGCPPFLLGKDVLPLPLHPVKTKASLPAQSKSSHMEKAKQCPAVQSKAPIPPGLGSSNSSPSNLKSGKLQVVGVSANSFRNHEMHPASSSVMVQDRGRKLDSKTRCLASQSSVGSTNINGSLETSVNEAAWPSSRGIEFLSSRPKGNTNLEFDGPSSKRTRPNLLAPEQTDSALYRRGNDSSRIHIAGRYANLLPQECAHTKPASSFLPAKQGLMSAEVDAINPVTILKPYETYGPGPYYSSCGSSSGQLPSSSKEGKRPVSYQHLSSTMLQKRSYESLLGTAHYRPNDKKT; encoded by the exons ATGCCGACTCAGCCTCTCTTAGCATATATGGATGGGCCAGATGGTATAGCCTGTACTGTGGGCTCACGTATGGAGAACAACGATGCCACTATGCCGATAAAAGGGACCAACACGATCTCTTACAAAAACATGCAAGAGAAGTTCTTGATGCAGGGCGAAGGGTGCATGCCTTTGGATTGCATGTTTTGCGACCAAACCTTCAAGCACCCGGAGGATCTCGGCAAGCACGTCTTAACGCAGCACAGGCCAACCCTTTGTGAACCGGCAGTCCTGCGTGTCGAAGCGGAATACCTCAGCCATCTCGACAGGGGACAAGGGAAAACAGACTCGCCATCCTCGGATGTCAACCCAAAAGATGATCAGGGCTTCAGCTGTGACGTTTGTGGGCAGACATTTGAGGAGGTTTTTGATGTCGAGGCCCACATGAGGAAGCATAAAGACTCCTTCACTTACTGGTGCAGCGTGTGTGGGAGGAGATTTAAAGAGCCTTGGTTCCTCAAGAACCACATGAGAACGCACACCGGGAAGCCCGGTTCTCGAAGCAAGACCGCACAAGGTTCTGAGAGCCCAGTTACCATAAATGAAGTTGTACAAGACCAAGTATCCGAAAGCATTACATCTCCCTATAAAATCTGCATGGTTTGTGGCTTCCTATTTCAAAACAAGGAGACTCTAATCGAGCACAGCAAAGTACATACCAAAGATTCCTCAGCCAGCAGTGATGGCTCACAGGCTGATGGAGGTGGCAAAGGAAGCAGATCACCCAGAGAAGAGTTCCTGCAGTTCTTGAACCTAAAACCACGTTCGCCTTCCAGCAACAGCAAATTTGAAAAACCTGTGAAATGTATTGCAGAATTGGATCCATTCAGTACGTATCAGGCATGGCAATTGGCTACCAAAGGCAAGATTGCTACTGGCCATGGACAAATAAAAGAACCAGAGCAAGAAGGAAGTACAGACAATGAAGAGTCATCTTCTGATAAAGAAGAGCTTGGGGAAATCTGGCGTGCAAGCAAAGCAAACCAGGTTGAAAGTACGGGGAAGACTAGGGGAAGCAGAAGTGGGAGTTATGCCAGGCTTGGGAATGTGCCACAAGACAAATTCAAATATCCTGGTGGGGAAGTGCCTTCTATAGACATGGATCCTAAACTGTCCCAGAACAAAGACAAGCCCACACATTGTGCGCAGTGTGGCAAAGCCTTTCGAACATACCACCAGCTAGTCCTTCACTCGAGGGTACACAAGAGAGACCGAAGGAATGACCCGGAAGCTGGTTCCGGTGAAGCAAAGCAACCAAGATCATGTCTTGCAGACGTGGTGCCTCTGGATGAGAACGGAGTACCTGAGCGAGTGGAGGGAGGCTCCGAAGACGGCTCTGAGGATGGACTAACAGAGGCTTTAG ataaaaatggagatAGCATGGAAAGAGCAAAAGTTAAAAACCTTGGGGCCTCCAGAGAATGCAGCTACTGTGGGAAGTATTTCCGCTCAAACTATTACCTCAACATTCATCTCAGAACTCACACAG GTGAAAAACCGTACAAATGTGAATTTTGTGAGTATGCAGCAGCCCAGAAAACATCTTTGCGGTATCACTTGGAGAGACATCACAAGGACAAGAACATGGAAGCTGTGGCCGATGTGAAAAACGACCCTAAAGATTTGTTACCTACTCAGGAGATGGGCTTCTTACCAATCCCCAGTGGTGCTCCAGAAACCAAAAATCTGAAAAGGCTCCTTGAAGATGCCAAAGACGGTAAAGGAAGCCCACCTGCAAAGCAGCAGAAGGAGACCCTTTTCTCCTTTCAGAGCACATCCAACAGTGTAACTCAGGACACAAATATAGGTGCTGATTGTAGTGGCTTAAAAGAGGCCGTACCAGTTCCCTGCCTTGAAAAGCTGAAATCTGGCGAGAGAATGATGGAACCTCAGGCAAGTAATTACATGACCGATAGGCCTGAGACAAGGAGCTCTGCGTTGCAAGACAGCGTGCTTTGTCACGGTACTCAGAAAGTTAGAACAAACATGGATCTTCGGAGAGATGCCTCAGAAGACTCGAAATGCAAGCTTATAGCTCAAGAGAAGCCTTTAAATCTATCCACTGGATCGTCCCAAGATGCATCGGTGATCTCTCTCTGTCGAGGATCTTTAGCAACCAGCACCTGCCCTTTTTGTACTTACCGGACGTTATATCCAGAGGTCCTGATAATGCATCAGCGGTTGACACACAAATATAACCCTGAGACTTCTAATAAGAACGGTGTCCGGAACAGGGCAGCTCTTAAAGCTAGGCGGACTGGATGCCCCCCATTTCTTTTGGGCAAAGATGTGCTCCCCCTGCCTCTTCACCCAGTGAAAACCAAGGCTTCCCTGCCTGCCCAGTCAAAGTCCTCACACATGGAAAAGGCTAAACAGTGTCCCGCCGTGCAGAGCAAAGCACCCATTCCTCCAGGGCTTGGCTCCAGTAACTCATCTCCAAGCAACTTGAAATCGGGCAAACTGCAGGTGGTCGGTGTTTCGGCGAATAGCTTCAGGAATCATGAAATGCACCCTGCTTCTAGCAGCGTCATGGTACAGGATCGAGGGAGAAAGCTGGACTCTAAAACCAGGTGCTTGGCTTCTCAGTCAAGCGTAGGGAGTACTAACATCAATGGCTCTCTCGAGACGTCTGTGAACGAAGCAGCCTGGCCAAGTAGTCGGGGAATAGAATTTCTCAGTAGCAGACCCAAAGGGAATACAAACTTGGAGTTTGACGGACCCTCCTCTAAAAGAACAAGACCTAATCTCTTGGCTCCAGAACAAACGGACTCTGCTCTTTATCGGAGAGGAAACGATTCGAGCAGGATTCATATAGCGGGCAGATATGCCAATCTGCTACCTCAGGAATGTGCACACACCAAACCTGCATCCTCTTTCCTGCCTGCCAAGCAAGGGCTCATGAGCGCTGAAGTAGATGCTATAAATCCTGTGACTATCCTAAAGCCATATGAAACGTACGGTCCTGGCCCCTATTACAGTTCCTGCGGATCGAGCAGCGGCCAGCTTCCTAGCTCTTCGAAAGAAG